The following nucleotide sequence is from Drosophila takahashii strain IR98-3 E-12201 chromosome 3L, DtakHiC1v2, whole genome shotgun sequence.
ACGTGTTGGTTTTATTTATAGTCACCTCGCTATTTGACTTGGAACTACTTTCTATAATTGACTCCTTTGCTTTGCTTTCCGTTGACTCCTTAGCAGTCTCCTGCTTTTCATCATCCTCGATCTCGTGAATCTCCACCACACCACTTTGGTGCTCTATGATGCGCACATCATCGTCCACCTTGTCGATATCAATTATTTCCGGTTCCGTCTGCTGCTGGTTGCGGATGATCTCCGTGTCCTCCTGGCTGCACGAATCTCCGCTGCTGTAGTCAAGATTCGAGGCATTGGAAGCGTTCGAGGCACCGGTACTGTTGGCCTCCTTGTCCTTCAACTTGTCTACAGTCTCCTTAATCTTGGTCTTCAAGAGAAGTTGCTTAACGCCGGCATCCTTGAGATTGCGCTCCAGCTGCTCAATAACCTTGGTGTCCTTCTGTTCGCGCAGCTTTGTCTGCAGCAGCTGAGTTTGCATGTTGCGGATGGTTTCCTGGAGCACCTTTATTTGTTTCTCACGTTGGACATAATCACTGCGCTCCAGAGTCATCTCATGTCGTATGGCCTCCAGCTGACAGCGCAGTGAGTCGTTCTCGTCCTGAAAAAATGGTAAATTACATGGATAAGTGAATGCTTTAAagtgtaattattttatacaaataaaatccaaTAGATTTAACCATTTTCTTACCTTTAAACCCTCACTGTCGTAGCGAATTCGCTTGGAGCTGGGTCCGCGTCTATCGTAGTCCCGCTCATCGTCGGATATTTCCATTTCATCATCGTCGGTGATCTGGACAGTTCGAAGTTCCTGCATGGCATGCGAAAAGAACTTTAATTAGTCTTTTATTTCTATCAGTTGAATGGGTTTCTTTGGTTTCAGTTCCATTGCTTACAGGATTGTAAATCTATAACCTAGCTATAAAATTTGTGTATTTAAAGAATGCATCAAATTTGTTTCCTGTCTTACGACACTGTTATGGTCCCGCTTACTTACCTCGccacattttcaaaaagttttagaatttgttttgattaatttctcttttctattaataattaatttgtatttgttgcaCAAATTATGTTTCTCAGCAGCAATGTTTTTAGTTCTTCCTTTTGCTATTTACCACAACCAATCGATTTGACCGAGTGCCCATCAAACCCTCAACATTTctcatcaaattaaatttccaatggAAACTCGAAGGCTTGTGGACACTTGGCAAAAGTTTACGTTTAGTTCAAAGTTTTTAAAGCTTATCGGAAATGTTATGCAAATGCTTAGTTAAAAATAGAGAGTCCATAAACAAATGATAGTTTAAAGCCAAGAAAAGATAGACTAAAGCATTACAGATCAAGAGCGAAAGCTAAGAATGTGAAAAGACCTGATAGAAAGAGACTTATAAAGGGATTATGAGGgggaaattgtttaaaaaatagttgttatattttataaaataaatttaattaaacagttTCCCTTTCGATAATCTTATTCGTATTTCTAACACtacatttaaaagtttaatgatAGTcgataaataatacatttggGAAAGCTTGCAAATTACAACGATATTAAATGGTTTAATTCTTTTGTTAAGTGACATGGAAATTTTGATATTCGTACGTACAAACAGCTAAATGAAGTATTAATGCACAGGACAAATACGAAgaaattaacaattaataaaGAGCAATTAGCAGCTATAAGCGTCAGCAATGGAATCGTACGTTATGATTATATAGGACGGGTAAATGGGTGACATGCTGACTGAAACTGATAACACAAAAACGGGTTAGTAAAATGGTTAAACATCTACGGCAACAccacaacaataataacaacaacaacaacatcaataAGAACGGATACAACAACATGAAAACGAGAGATACGATATAATGAATCAAAAGTATTTGGACAGTAAATGGgcatttggtttttatacaCATTTTGCAACATCTTTGAAGTTGTTCGTATTTGATTATTTGAACATTTTAGTACGTACCGTGGCTAACTTCTTCCATTGATCGATGTTTTTTCTTTGGGCTTTGGTGAAATGGTCCCAAACCTTCTTGTGACTAGCGGCATTGAACACTTTTTCAATCTGAGTGACTGAACAATAAtgcaataatatataataatattaagggAGGACAGAgggtattttttgttttgttttttttttctggattatttttcagttttgcTCTTCACCTTTTGTCAAACTAGACATTTTCTTTTGCGAATAAAATGAGTGAGAAatgaaaaattgaattaaactaCAGGAGAGACCCTCGCATAGcaattatttatgtaaaatagtTACGGTTATTTAAGgttgatattattattattatgtaggAACAATCTAGAGAGAATACAACAGCGTGATTACCTATCTTTATGTTTGTCCGAGAGTCTGACAGTTTTTGGGTCTACAAAGGAAGTTGGTTCCTTTTCATGTACCAATGGATTGCTTGAATTTGCTCTCTGCCTTGCGGCTTACAAACCTTTGGGCCAAATAAGACTTGAGACTTTTGTGGTGGTGTCGAGACACAGTGGAAGTGAGTGAGAATCAGCCGCACAGTGGAACGAATCGGTGAATGGGGCGATCAACGTGGTGCATACAAAATTGGTAATTGACTTGGCTACAGAATGTAGAATGTATGACTAGGATATGACTGATTAAAcagaaattataattatattcagGGAATCAAACTGttcttgaaattaaatatttaagctttGGTATTATTATAGTAAGGTATTAAATGATTTTGCAAAAAGATATACTATAAATATAACGATAAGCATGATTTTTAGTCAGCGGTTAGTAATATAACtcattaaatttacattttaacatGGCTAGTAAATGTTTATGTTTGATTCCCTGATAATTTTAGTTGAGTATATTTAACgcttaacattttaaacagATTTAGAACCAATAAATCCCGATGATCGCCTCATCAACTGACTTTCTCGCTGTGCGGCGCCTTTGGGCTTTGTCCTTTTTTGGCTGGTCTTTACCTGATCCTGCTTGGATTCATTAGTCTTGCTCCTTCGACTTTTGGCGAGCAACTTTTAGACGGTTTTTTGTCATTTAATAATTCAATGACTAGATTTGCtaaagagtgtgtgtgtgttgggcGGGAATGGTGTGTTTGAGTGTGGGTGTGTAGTACGCTGGTAGATTGTTCAGATATACAGACGCTAAGAGGCTAACCCGGGCGCAacgaaaaacggaaaaatagGATTTCAAAGTGGGAGCGGCGCCTAAATTCCCGTCTAGACTAGAGCTAAGAAAGCTGATCTCTGAGCCACGAAGGCCGGCACACTTACATTGCGTGGACATGGTGCCCATTTGGTTGCGATAGCTGTCCCTGGCCTTCTTCAGATCCTCCTCCAGTTGCAGCTTGTCGGCATGGAGTCTTCTTACGTGGGCGTGAGTGCTCTGGATCATCGAGTAGAAGACATTGGCATTCCGCTTGGTGCAATCTCCCCGCTCCAACCAGGCGGTGATCGTCTGGATGGCCTTCACGAAGGTCTCGTTGGTGCGCAAATGCTCCGCCACGGCCGTCGCCTCGTGGTCCGTATAGTGCGGTATTGGTGGCGGCGACTGCGACCGCATCCTGTCCATCGACATGCGCTCCCTGTGGCGTTGCTCCCTTtgatgctgccgctgccgacACTCGTAGTCATATTGATCATCCCGCGCCTGCGCATAGTCCACATGCAGGCGCCCAAAGTTGGGTGGCTCATTTAGGGCCGAAATACGCAGCCGATAGCCGGATAGGTAGATGGCCCGGTCTATTGCCCCCTCCTGGCGGTAGCGAATGTGGCAGAAGTTCTTCTTGGACATGCGCAAAGTGGTGATTTCTCCGCACGATTCGAAAATCTCACGGATCACCTCCTCGGTGATGTTCTCGGGAAGTCCACCGACAAAGACTGTCCGACAGCCCGGCGGTCGCTCCCTAATTGTGGGTGGTGGAGCGTTCGGATTGGGCGGAAACAGGATGCAGTTCTTGGTCTTGATCACCTCTTTCAGGCCAGCTGGTGTAACGCCATCTGGAAAAgggttttattatttctctGGGTTTTAAATTAGAGCGCTGCTtgaatcattaaatttttgttatgttatgccatgaaatttctgatttgtttaattaaattctatgtgaaataaattgactgtttttgtaattaatttcgaattgaataaataaatgaataatttttatgaattttttgaatatgcCAGAttgttttgtgctttcttttgagaacagaaagtggaaaatttttaagaaatcaatgttaactgcttagtaaataaaataatcacaaaattatggccatttcttcttcaaaagaaattgtcgtttgaattatttcggaattcatgccattcattcattcaattctatccCATACGATTTTCAGGGGTaaccttactttaaatttaacaaacggacgagaaaacggccctaaaaattctaattaattcttttatataaaacaaaaaattgaaaataattcattgcaGTGCTCTAGTTTTAATGCCTTACCCGCACTGAGTGTGCCCTCCAGTCCTGCTCCCGCCTCCGTGGTCATTCCCGCTGCAGCTGCCGCTGCATAGTGCATCTGTTGCATCTGCTGCATGGCCGCTGCCATCATGGCCGTGGGATCCATTAGCATCTGGGCATTGGCGGTGTTGCCTCCTGTAGATGCTGGTGTGGATCCCGAGCCTCCTGTTGAAGGAGCATTTCCAGGAGCACCTGGAGCTCCACCCGGAAAGTACAGATAACCCGGAGGCGCGTGCATCAGCCCGTTCAGGTAAAGCTGCGCCGAATCCGGCAGAGAGATCGTAGAGGATGTGGCCTGCAGCTTGGGCTCCTTGTGGGCCGTCGTGGAGCTGACATCCGTGGAGTGTTCGTTCTCGTTTTCCAGATCCATCGGCGCACTGCCCTgcgtttgctgctgctggggttTAACCATCTTGTTCGGGTTTTGTTTGGGCGGCGACGAGGGATTTCCCACGACCGAGGTCGTCGAGGCAGCCGTGGAAATGGCCGCCGCCAGTTGGTTGAGGAAATTCGGGTGATTTGGCAAACTGACGCCATTCGGCATGGTCCCAAAGAGCGGTACTGCAAAATAGATAGATTTATAGATAAAGTTTCGAAAATGGGGAAATCCCAGAACGAAGCCGGCTAGCAAAACAAAAGAGCCAATCAGCTGGGGGCACCCAAATTTTCGATAGACCCAGAAAACTGGGGGTGGCAGGGCTCCAAAATGGCGTAAGTCCCCCGCTGATAAAAGTTGAATGGAACCAAAATACAGCGATTCCCGATCTTCGCAGGGCCTCTCCTCTCTTCCTTTCATTTTGCTGCACTTTTTGAGAGCTTTTTTAACTCACTATCTTATCACTTACGCATATTAACGCCCCAATAATTGTACGACAGGTAGTGg
It contains:
- the LOC108057319 gene encoding ecto-NOX disulfide-thiol exchanger 2 — protein: MLPLFGTMPNGVSLPNHPNFLNQLAAAISTAASTTSVVGNPSSPPKQNPNKMVKPQQQQTQGSAPMDLENENEHSTDVSSTTAHKEPKLQATSSTISLPDSAQLYLNGLMHAPPGYLYFPGGAPGAPGNAPSTGGSGSTPASTGGNTANAQMLMDPTAMMAAAMQQMQQMHYAAAAAAGMTTEAGAGLEGTLSADGVTPAGLKEVIKTKNCILFPPNPNAPPPTIRERPPGCRTVFVGGLPENITEEVIREIFESCGEITTLRMSKKNFCHIRYRQEGAIDRAIYLSGYRLRISALNEPPNFGRLHVDYAQARDDQYDYECRQRQHQREQRHRERMSMDRMRSQSPPPIPHYTDHEATAVAEHLRTNETFVKAIQTITAWLERGDCTKRNANVFYSMIQSTHAHVRRLHADKLQLEEDLKKARDSYRNQMGTMSTQFTQIEKVFNAASHKKVWDHFTKAQRKNIDQWKKLATELRTVQITDDDEMEISDDERDYDRRGPSSKRIRYDSEGLKDENDSLRCQLEAIRHEMTLERSDYVQREKQIKVLQETIRNMQTQLLQTKLREQKDTKVIEQLERNLKDAGVKQLLLKTKIKETVDKLKDKEANSTGASNASNASNLDYSSGDSCSQEDTEIIRNQQQTEPEIIDIDKVDDDVRIIEHQSGVVEIHEIEDDEKQETAKESTESKAKESIIESSSKSNSEVTINKTNTLHTPPSPGEEVTFKSLVLAEAKIIALASAFLVLHPHGVDIANIASYLSGMLCNNAAPSNHDDLANILGKYTNLFKTDQAKWRFCGFSEPTESQSESK